DNA sequence from the Drosophila sechellia strain sech25 chromosome 3L, ASM438219v1, whole genome shotgun sequence genome:
GAATGAAGTGTTCTTTACCCTTCGGTCTTATCAGTTTTTAAGTTAGTTTGGTGACGAAGGTCGCTCCACGCTACAtttacatatgcatatatgaaCTGCATTATTTTTAAGGAACTTGCCTGCTTTAGTTGCTGTTTGCTGATATGTTGGTTTTaatgttgttttattttgagtGACAATCTTGTGATGTTTTTTAAGCTGCTGTCTATCTTTAGAGGTTTGTATTTTTCATTAACATTTGCATGGCGACGCGACGCTTGCGCGCTGAATCCACagacatatatgtatgtgtatatgcGTATATATcagtatatatatacgtatggCCTTGCTCGATTTCGATTTTTGGAGTTTGGAGCGATCTTTTCAGTCACAAAGGAAATGCACTTCAAATTAGACTTATTCAGCGAGCGCcttctttgttgttgttgctaacaaaactgaaaataatcaagttaagttatatgtatattttcaggtacgcacgcacacacacacacacacaacgcGCTCTCTTTTGCTTGCGCAATacataaaacacacacacttacgCACCGCTTTGCACGTTTATTCTgcctttttatatttatttatttctattaGCAACGCCAGCTTTTTGCActtgaatatatatgtacgtatatgcatatatttgtttttttttttttttgccgcacAGCTGTTGGCTTTTCAAATGACGCCTTTCAGGTGGCCGCTGAtccacaaaaataaaagacaCGCGGAAAAGCGACGCGTGTCTCCGGCCaacaaacaataacaacaacgacTATTTCCTTGCGATTTCAGTATGTGCGCAATTGTCCAAAAAACAGCGTCGTCACTACCGCTCGCGAAAATCAAAAGTCGCATGGAACGAATTAAGTTGGgctaaaatcaaaataaaactaTTCGCGGAACGGCGCGCTAAAAGAACACCGCGCGCGGGTGACTTGTTTTCAACTGAAAAAGCTGAAGCGATCGCCGGTACAAAAAGCTCAAGCTCGCCGGTGCAAAGAGAGCGGAAAAGAGAGGAACTAAGTTAGTTCAACTAGTCGCTCTCTTCAACTtcgtgcgtgagtgtgtgtgtgtgtatgttgcCTCGCACCATCAGCTGATACTCGACTCGAGCTGCACGGTATTAAAACTCAGTACAACAGGTATTAAAGGGTATCAGCAGTGGTGTGCTAccttaataataattaacaatgGTCTTTATGATCctagaaataaattaaacaattgtTAAAGACTTAAGACTAAACTAACAGCAGGAAGAGAGAGAGCAGGAAGAGAGTGAGCAGGAAGAGAGTGACGAATCAGAAGCGAAGTTGGACttgaattgaaatttgaatttggGCCGTTAGTTTAAAGCAAGAAGTGTTGTTCTCGATTACAATTAATAACCAATGATTTAATGGGGTAAAACTTCTTGTCTAAAAGTTATACTTTTGACAAGTTCAAGGTTTAGAATGTTTATCTTCCGGTTCAATGATTATTGAGGTCATCCCTCATAAATTCATGTATCTTCAATTATCTGCAAAGTTCAAGGCTAAATATGCAAGCGGAGGCCTTGTAACTAATTAACATTTATACCATAAATCAATCATGTCACCAAACAACAATTTCTTTATCAACCAGGGCATCGATCTCATCGTTTGAGCTGATTAGCGcttttttttgcgcttttttgtttgctttttaaaTGTTAGATtaagcacaaacacacacacatgcatatcCATATCCCTATAAAACTTTCCTGTATTTACTTTGCACAGATCCCCAGAAAGATATTTTCAGTTTGCCATTTTGCGATTTATAATAATGAGTCACGCGACTCCAACCAACGAGTTTGTCTGAATTAATTACTGGACGGCACGTCGATTAGCTTCAAGCCAAAAAGCAGCCCTAATTGAGCTCGACTGCCTTAGAagctaaatttaaattatacaaaCACATCGCACAATCGTTTatgaacacacacatacatgtgtgtatttgcaacataatcAAGCTGAACAACATGGTTTTGGATAATTTATGAATGAACGAACGGATCAACGGGCGACGAGATCAGGGACAATCTTTCAAAGTTCGTATGCCGATTGGATGACATCATCTATGAGTTTTTGAATAAAGTTCAGCTAGAAAAACGATACGGCAATCTATTGTCTTGACCTACCTTATATGCTATATTATGAATATTACGAGCACGATTACTGTgtattattactattactatGTATTATACATCAGTCTATCAGATCAACTCGTAATTGATGTTATAAGGTAACTTTGGATAAGTCCATTCTCTCGTTTGGCAAATACTAACAGTTAAATAAAAGCTCCCAAAGCGGAAGTTTTCATGAGAGTTTATTATTTACTATTGTTCACTATGTGCTAACATTTTGTATCTTATAAATACAGTTTTTGTGCGGATTCGGATTCAAGTCTTAAAAGTGAAGCTGAGCAGCGTTGTTCGATAACAGAagttttcaaatatatttatttactgtTAAATTGCACGAATCGAGCTTTGGAGCTTGCAAAATATATAGCGGACTTTTAGGCAAAAACCAAATAACGCTTGCTATCTTATCCACCGTCTTCTGTATCTATTGTAAAGTCGTTTCGAAAAGTCTTTAAACGTTTCTATTGATAAGATTATGAATTTCGACATGCGACTACAAGTAGAAGATAAAATCAAAGATCAGTTAGAGATCATCGCTGCATTAAAATGCGAGCATCCGGAGGAAATGGATTTTCATTTTACTTGATGTTTCTATTGCTGCTAATCTGCAATTTGGAAAGTATCTTAGGTGATGTAAGCCCGGCAGATGGGAAATCGATAGAACCAAATATTGGTACAATTTGGGATCGAATTACAAGCGGAGTTAGAAACTATCAATGGAAAACTAATTTCATTGAGAAGGAGAGCCCAGAAACTACGAAGAGGAGATCGGTTCTATGGCAAAGACTAACGATGGCCACAGTTCTTTAATGGATACAAGTATTGCCTGATGGAAAATGTTAGAAATATGTCAACAAATTGTTATACAAATTAGTGTGCTGTATTGCAAAATAAAAGGGCCCCTCGTTTATTAATCACTTTTGGAAGCACTTGACATTCTTTTCCATCTCGCAAAATCCGGACTTCTGATCCCAGAAGAGTCCTCTGGGGCAGGATGTGAGCACTGGCATTCCTCCGATGCAGATATAGTACTTGCTGCAATCCTCCGGATGGGACATGTAGCTCTGCCTGGTGGACGGGCAGGTCAAGGCGTTGGATTCGGCTCGAGGTGGAGATGGTGGTGTCACAGGAGGCAACTCGGTGATCTCTGGACTCGTAAGGAATTGCTGCAGAGTGCTGTACTCACTCGATTCCACAATATAGCAAACGGTTACTGCACCTTCACTGTGGGATGTGGATGTAGGGACTTTCACCGTGGTTTCCACATCCGTGAGCGGCTCTGATATCAGGGATTCCCCATAGCAAATGGCCTGATCACTTAACTGGCACTCGGATTTCTCGAAATTCCAagcagtgccacgcccacactgaTGACGATGGAGATGGCCATAGGCGCAGATGAAGTACAGTCCACAATTTCTGGGATGCGGCAGGAAGTAGGCTCCGAAGTGACGGCACTCGATGTGCTCCGGATCGTACTTCTCCATGGGATTAACCGGCTGACCACTGGTCACATCGACGGCCACAAAGACGGGCTTCGGCTTGTGTGGCCACCAGTTGAGCTCGGAGTTATCCGCCAGGCCACCTGCGGATTCCACAGTGCCAGTGGCTACGCGACGACAGTTGGTATTCTCCGGCAGATCGCAGACCGCACGGTTCTCGTCGAACTGGAGACCCTGGTCGCAGTAGAGTAGAGTGGGCACACGCGAGCAGGAGAAATATCCATTACAATCCAACGGATGTGGCACCAAATCGCCCTCTTGACGTCCCAAGCAGATCTGAGATTAGGAATTTCGTGGGAATGAGAACGAATGGATTTCGTTTAAAGTACACATCTATTTGAGATGATACTCACATGACTGAGGTCACCCACAGTATGTCGAACTTTGGGCAGTTCCCAACTTCGGTCCACAGCGTGACCGGCTCCCAACTGGAAGCAGATGCTCAATGCCAGGACAAATGCCCAGGAGCATTGCATTGTAGTTAATAGTGCCCTTTACTTCTGATAATGGTTCTTTGCGACTCCAAACTAACTATGTTAATGGTTCGGCCGATTCATGACCGACCCTTTTATAAGGTCGATCAAGTGGGCCACACCCATTTGTCAGAGCTAATCGAAAACTTGTGTTTGCATTCTACGCAGATCGCAATGTTCGAGTTTTTAGATATCATTCAGTGAAGTGATGATATTCTCACTTCTAAAAATACCAGACGGTCCTAAGTCATCTAAATATATCCCATCCTAACTAGTTGAGTTTCGAGCAAAGTACGTGAAGTAATACGCTTTTTACAGCCAGATCAGCtgtcatttaattaattttagaTAGTTTCTTAAGAAGCATTGGTTAAATGTATTTGAGCCCCGGATAACCTCGAACTTATCATGAAGGATAGAAATGATAGATGCTGGAAAAGTTATCTGTTACCTCACATCTTGTTGGGTAAGGAAAACCACCACGATTTGCTTGCGAACATAgctttattgcatttattagATACTGAATACTAAGTGGTAAATACATAGGATCGCGTTTTCAGTTAGTCCTGTTCCGTTGAGTTCCATCCCGAAAGTCCTTCACGACTACTGGACTTATACGGTTCCTTCCGTAGTACTTTCGTTATCACCACCGTCGACGGAGGCTCCTTTGCAGGCTCCGTTCAAAGGCACATATGTGGACAGGTCATTGTCGGACTTGCATCCCTGGCGTGACTCATCGAAGAATGTATCGGCCGGGCAGGTGTTCAAAGTGGCCTGGCCCTGGCTGTTGCAATAGTAGTAGGTGGAGCAGTTATCCGAATCGACGGCGTTCACAAACATCGTCGTAGCATACTGGCATCGATTGCATCCCTCCACCGGAGTGGCGCTCTGGCGGGTCACACAGTTCTCTGAATCGACGTCGTAGTAGTAGCCAGAGGGGCAGTAGGTGGCCACATTTTGGCCGTTCGTGCACACATAATAGGTGCCACACACCTTGGAATCGCCTGTCTTGGCACCGTTCGAGGAGCAGGAAACTGCGCCACCGATCAGCGGAACTTTGGTCACACGGCTGCAGACGGAGGCACTTTCGTAGGTACATTGATTGGCGAGCACGCTGTATGCCTGCGGAAAGGAGTAAGTCACATTCACTAAAGGATGCAGGTAATTTTCCATATGATTGGATTTGGTTAAGGGACTTGTCAAGTGTTTTGGGATCTAGGCAGGGATGTAGTAGGTTTGCAATTGATAACTCACAGTTTGTTCGTTTGTAGAGCATTTACCCGACTGCAAAACGAGTCCGGTGGAGGTGGATTCGCAGTAGTGCCAGATGGAGCAGCTCTCAGTATCGCCGAAATATTGGCCAGGTGGCACGACATCGCAGAGTGAACCTAGCACGACTCCATCAGTAGATTGGGTGTTGGAGCAGGATCCATAAACGCAGGCCTTTGTGGTGGTATCGAATTTCTGGTTCATCGGGCAGTTTCCGGAGCCCGCGGACTTGCCCTCAAGGCAGTAGAAGTATCCACCACAGACGGCAGTGTTTGGCACCCAGGTGTTATTCTTGCCAGCACAGGGATTCTCAACGCCCCAAAAGCAATCCACCTCGCTGCTTGGATAGCAGGAGCCTCTCTTGTAGTCGTACGAGAAGCCTGATTGGCACGAGGACTGCACGGGCCCGGTGGACTGGCAGACGTAGTACGTCTGGCAGGACTCGATGCTGCCCAGCTGCGTTCCGACCCTCACCGCCGTGCAGACGGCCGTCACGTTGTAGTTTCCTTCCAGAATCGCATCGCCCAAGGCTTGGCCGCCCATCAGGCACAGGATCGTGGCCAGTAGAAGTTTGCCTGCAAGCCAGAAATCAGCCAAGTCAATTAGCGAAAATCCTGGGGCTTATTCGACCATCGACCACAGATCACATCCCATGCGAAACACTTGCCTGTCATCGTTAGTTGGTAATACTGTTTGCCGCTGTTGGGGATCGAAAACCACTTGTATCGGCCAATGAAAGGTTGTCGAAGACTGATGGTGGAGTTTTCCCATTGCCTGGTTTTTATAGGTCTACGATTTGAACTTGGCCATCTAGATCGTAAATTGAATGTAGATAAGCCCAGCTATTCTCAGGAATTATAGACAGTGAAACATTgttccattttttatttattccacCAGATCGACGCTGAACATCTTTTCGGGTTGTTATTTAAccgattttaattaaagtatAGTTGTATTAACCGCTAAGTAGCTCTTTATCTGTCATTATTTCTATCTGTTCCGCaacttaataattaaaaaaaaaacaattgacGCAGCCACATCCTTATCAATGGTGTAGGTCTACCTTGCAAGGTAAAACATCGTGTAGTTAAGCCTAGTGTTGTACAATTACTGAAAAGTTGGGGTTTCATTCGATAGTGTTGTaagattatttaaatttattcgtCATAATGTTGTGCAATAGAAAAAGATCCTGgcttaaatataatataatatttcacCCTAATTAAGCTACTCtttaaaataagaatattttAAGACAATAATTTTTGTCTTCTAGCAAATAGCTTAcattttttatatgtattatgTAACTTTGACAACTGCACCTTAAATTGAATGGACTCTTATCTCCTTTGTATGGCGATGACGCTGGCCAGTAAAACTTTTTTGGCGatgaaaaacttttggctCAGGCAATCTTTACTTTCGGCTTTATTGCCCTGCCATATGGGGTCAATAAAGTGTTGATGGTATTTCCTTGGATCTTCTGTACGTCGATGGAAATTTTCCCTTATTTTTTCGCATTTGGTGACagttttttctttgtttgtgGGAGATTTCCAGAAATAAGACGCCACTAACCTACTTATGCTGGATATTGGACATTTTAGCTCATTTATTTGCCGAGTTCCTATCCGAATTAAGAATATATACCCTTTATAGGATCGATCGAACGTTACTTCATATACCCATTTACTATACCAGTAACGTGGCTAGATACTTTTAATTGAGTTTCCAGacttaatttgtatttatcaCGTCATATTCATATATTCATAAATTATACTTGCAATACATTTTGCAGAATTATATAACgcattttatttatggcataaatgctatttaaattattttgt
Encoded proteins:
- the LOC6616249 gene encoding probable chitinase 10 — translated: MQCSWAFVLALSICFQLGAGHAVDRSWELPKVRHTVGDLSHICLGRQEGDLVPHPLDCNGYFSCSRVPTLLYCDQGLQFDENRAVCDLPENTNCRRVATGTVESAGGLADNSELNWWPHKPKPVFVAVDVTSGQPVNPMEKYDPEHIECRHFGAYFLPHPRNCGLYFICAYGHLHRHQCGRGTAWNFEKSECQLSDQAICYGESLISEPLTDVETTVKVPTSTSHSEGAVTVCYIVESSEYSTLQQFLTSPEITELPPVTPPSPPRAESNALTCPSTRQSYMSHPEDCSKYYICIGGMPVLTSCPRGLFWDQKSGFCEMEKNVKCFQK
- the LOC6616250 gene encoding peritrophin-48, which translates into the protein MFSVDLLGLSTFNLRSRWPSSNRRPIKTRQWENSTISLRQPFIGRYKWFSIPNSGKQYYQLTMTGKLLLATILCLMGGQALGDAILEGNYNVTAVCTAVRVGTQLGSIESCQTYYVCQSTGPVQSSCQSGFSYDYKRGSCYPSSEVDCFWGVENPCAGKNNTWVPNTAVCGGYFYCLEGKSAGSGNCPMNQKFDTTTKACVYGSCSNTQSTDGVVLGSLCDVVPPGQYFGDTESCSIWHYCESTSTGLVLQSGKCSTNEQTAYSVLANQCTYESASVCSRVTKVPLIGGAVSCSSNGAKTGDSKVCGTYYVCTNGQNVATYCPSGYYYDVDSENCVTRQSATPVEGCNRCQYATTMFVNAVDSDNCSTYYYCNSQGQATLNTCPADTFFDESRQGCKSDNDLSTYVPLNGACKGASVDGGDNESTTEGTV
- the LOC116801192 gene encoding uncharacterized protein LOC116801192, yielding MRASGGNGFSFYLMFLLLLICNLESILGDVSPADGKSIEPNIGTIWDRITSGVRNYQWKTNFIEKESPETTKRRSVLWQRLTMATVL